The nucleotide sequence CGAGGATCGCCCCCGCGCGAAAATCGTAGTGCGCCAGGAGCGGCTCGACGCCCCGCGCGCCCGCAAGAAGCGGGACCGTCGCCCAGACGCCGGCAGCGCGCGTCGCAAGGAGCCACTCGAGCGCCTCCGCGGAGAGGTTCGGCAAATCGCACGCCGCCACCAGCCACGACGCCCAGGGCGCCCACCGCATCGCGGCCAAGATGCCGGCCATCGGCCCCTCGGCATCCGGGACATCCGGCAGGCGCGCGACGCCGGCCAGCGCATCGGGCAGTTCGCCCGCGCCGACGACGGCGACGCGACGGGAGACGCGGCTCATGGCGGCGACCGCTCGCTCGATCCACGTCCGGCCGGCCGACCGAAGGAGATGCTTGGGCGCGCCCATGCGGCTGCTTCGGCCGCCGATGAGGACGCAGCCATAGACGGGCGTCCGAAGCCACTGCTCGGGGAGCCAGCGATCCAGGATTCCGTAAACGGTTTCGGCTCGTTCGGGCCCGCGCGGGAGGGCGGCGAGGACGTCGGCGGCCTCGGCGGGCGGATCGCTCTCGCCTTCGCCGAGGAGCCAGACCGTCGCGCACGGCATGGGCGAGCGGCACTCCAGGAGCACCAGGTCGTAGAGCCGCGCCAAGGCGGCGAGGTCGGACGCCGTCCGGTCCTCCTCGGCCGGACGGGTGCGGACGAAGCCTTCGGCCTTTCCGCGGACGAAGACGTCGGCCCCCGCGCGGAAGAGGCGGTCGCTGTCCTTGCCCGGGCGGTCCACCTCGATCCGGCTGCCGGCGCTCTTCACGACGGCGACGGCCAGCCCGCGCGCCGCCACCATCGGGACGAGTGCCTCCAGGAGGGTCGTCTTGCCGGCGTCGTGGGAGCCGCCGATCGCCAGGATAGGAAGGTCAGCGGGGCGCATGGGGCGCGTCCTTCGGGGGGCGTCCGCAGTCGCTCGCGTCGCCGCGCAGTTTCGCCAGGCCGTGGCCGAGCGCCTCGAGGATCGCCTCCAGGTTCTCGCGTGCGGCGCGTTCGGAGCCGGGCAGGTTCAGCAGGAGCGTCGTGCCGCGGATGCCGGATGAGCCGCGAGAGAGAGCAGCGTGCGGCGTCTTGGCGAGCGAGGCGGCGCGCATCGCCTCGTCGAGGCCCGGCGTCGGGCGCTCCACGACGCCGCGGGTCGCCTCCGGCGTGACGTCGCGCGGGGCAAAGCCCGTCCCGCCGACCGTCGCCACGAGGTCAATCGAGTGGCCGTCGGCGTAGTGCTTCAGGCGTTCGGCGATGCGATCGGCCTCGTCGGGGATGACCTCCAGGCGGTAGAGGTGCGCGCCGAGGCGTTCTTCCAGGAGCCGCGCGACGGACGGGCCGGCCGTGTCGGCCGCCTCGCCGCGCGAGCAGCGGTCGCTGACCGTGAGGACAACGGCCTGGAGGCGCTCGCGCGGGACGCGGGCGACCAGTTCCGCTTCGTCGCCGGGGCGGACAGAGCCGCCCTTCTCGACGCGCGCGAATAGGCCGAGGCGAGGCATGATGCAGTCGCCGGTCACGCGGGCGATCTCACAGGGGGCGTGGCAGACCTTTCCGATTTGCGTGACGGCAAGGACGACGTCCTCGCCGAGGCGGAGGCGCGTCCCGAGGCCGACGGCGCCGAGGTCGAGGCCCGAGAGGACGACGTTCTCAGCGAACGCGCCGGGGAGAACGTCCGGCAGCCCCGCGCGGCGGACGGTCTCGATGTCCTCATCGGCCAGAAGGCTGACCTGGCGGTGCCCGGGTCCCGCGTGGGCGTCGCCCTCGATGCCGTGGCCGGCGCGGAAGCGCGCCTCGGGGACAGGACGCTTGGGCTCGCCCTTCTTCGGGCCTATGCAGAGGGCTTTAGCGCGCGGCATCGCCGGGCTCCTCGCGGGTCCATCGGCCCGACTTGCCGCCTTCCTTCTCAACGAGCCGCACGGGACCGATCTCGATCCCTTTGCCGGCGGACTTGACCATGTCGTACACGGTGAGTGCGGCGACGGCGGCGGCGGTGAGCGCCTCCATCTCGACGCCGGTCTTCGCCTCGGCCCGGACGCGGGTGCGGATGCGGACTCGCTCGCCATCGAGCAGCGCTTCGACCTCGACAGCGTCCAGCGCGATGGGGTGGCAGAGGGGGATGAGGGCGGGCGTCTGCTTGGCGGCGGCGATGCCGGCCAGGCGCGCGGTTTCCAGAACGTTGCCCTTCGCGAGGCCCCCTTCGCGGCGCAGGCGTTCGGCGATTTCGGGACCGACGGTCACGTACGCCTCGGCCGAGGCCGACCGGCGCGTGACGGCTTTCGCTCCGACGTCCACCATGCGCGCTCCGCCGTCGGGGCCGAGGTGGTTCAGGTTGCGCCGATCTTTCGTCATGGCGCTTCCCCTTTCACAAACGCGCTCCCCGTCCGGCTTCGCCCTACAGGCTACGCCGGACAAGTCGGGTCGCGGCTAAACGTTCGCATCCTGC is from Planctomycetota bacterium and encodes:
- a CDS encoding molybdopterin-guanine dinucleotide biosynthesis protein MobB, whose protein sequence is MRPADLPILAIGGSHDAGKTTLLEALVPMVAARGLAVAVVKSAGSRIEVDRPGKDSDRLFRAGADVFVRGKAEGFVRTRPAEEDRTASDLAALARLYDLVLLECRSPMPCATVWLLGEGESDPPAEAADVLAALPRGPERAETVYGILDRWLPEQWLRTPVYGCVLIGGRSSRMGAPKHLLRSAGRTWIERAVAAMSRVSRRVAVVGAGELPDALAGVARLPDVPDAEGPMAGILAAMRWAPWASWLVAACDLPNLSAEALEWLLATRAAGVWATVPLLAGARGVEPLLAHYDFRAGAILERLAAAGRFAPSLVAEHPKVAAPTPPSHLAPAWDNVNAPDDLGPGQERLTKRS
- a CDS encoding molybdopterin-binding protein, yielding MPRAKALCIGPKKGEPKRPVPEARFRAGHGIEGDAHAGPGHRQVSLLADEDIETVRRAGLPDVLPGAFAENVVLSGLDLGAVGLGTRLRLGEDVVLAVTQIGKVCHAPCEIARVTGDCIMPRLGLFARVEKGGSVRPGDEAELVARVPRERLQAVVLTVSDRCSRGEAADTAGPSVARLLEERLGAHLYRLEVIPDEADRIAERLKHYADGHSIDLVATVGGTGFAPRDVTPEATRGVVERPTPGLDEAMRAASLAKTPHAALSRGSSGIRGTTLLLNLPGSERAARENLEAILEALGHGLAKLRGDASDCGRPPKDAPHAPR
- the moaC gene encoding cyclic pyranopterin monophosphate synthase MoaC, whose product is MTKDRRNLNHLGPDGGARMVDVGAKAVTRRSASAEAYVTVGPEIAERLRREGGLAKGNVLETARLAGIAAAKQTPALIPLCHPIALDAVEVEALLDGERVRIRTRVRAEAKTGVEMEALTAAAVAALTVYDMVKSAGKGIEIGPVRLVEKEGGKSGRWTREEPGDAAR